A region of Oncorhynchus masou masou isolate Uvic2021 chromosome 29, UVic_Omas_1.1, whole genome shotgun sequence DNA encodes the following proteins:
- the LOC135519879 gene encoding odorant receptor 131-2-like, giving the protein MYNTTGATFQRLYGVPVKAVLYMTPCLLFLYVNCVMLFTLMSKPVFQETTRYILFGHLLFTDSLHLTMSMVMYMLAVTRLKIISYVCMVMSSSAGIIAIISPFNLAVMSLERYVAICFPLRHAQIATCRRTHVAIAVMWVLGSLHSLIEVFVFVTIESTPFTMQIFCSWNNLYTQQIYIELDIALTTLNFVTVGVIITYTYISILVTARSASSGKTSASKAHKTVLLHLIQLGLCLSSTLFNTINTLIHWHMDPVVVMHIQYVLFVGLIIFPRCLSPLIYGLRDTTFKHIFKYYFAFGFGNSVKPVVTVS; this is encoded by the coding sequence ATGTATAATACAACAGGAGCTACCTTTCAGAGGCTGTATGGGGTACCTGTGAAGGCTGTCCTGTACATGACACCATGTCTTCTCTTCCTCTATGTAAATTGTGTTATGCTGTTCACCTTGATGAGTAAGCCTGTCTTTCAGGAAACCACTCGCTATATTCTATTTGGCCATTTGCTTTTCACTGATTCTCTCCACCTTACTATGAGTATGGTGATGTATATGCTTGCTGTGACCAGACTGAAGATAATTAGCTATGTTTGTATGGTTATGTCTTCTTCTGCGGGAATCATTGCAATAATCTCCCCTTTCAACCTGGCTGTGATGTCACTGGAGAGGTATGTGGCCATCTGCTTCCCACTGAGACACGCTCAGATTGCCACCTGCAGGAGGACACATGTGGCCATCGCTGTGATGTGGGTCTTGGGCTCCTTACACTCTCTCATTGaagtctttgtgtttgttacaatTGAGTCTACACCTTTTACTATGCAGATTTTCTGCAGCTGGAACAATCTATACACACAACAGATTTATATAGAGTTAGACATAGCTCTCACCACGTTGAATTTTGTGACAGTAGGTGTCATCATTACCTACACGTACATCTCCATCCTGGTCACAGCTAGGTCTGCTTCCTCTGGCAAGACTTCAGCCAGTAAGGCCCACAAAACAGTGCtcctacacctgattcagctgggcctgtgtctctcctccaccctctttaACACTATTAACACCCTGATTCACTGGCACATGGACCCTGTGGTAGTGATGCATATTCAGTATGTTCTGTTTGTAGGCCTCATAATCTTCCCCAGGTGTCTGAGTCCTCTCATATACGGCCTGAGAGACACAACATTCAAACACATCTTCAAATATTATTTTGCTTTCGGCTTCGGAAACTCAGTAAAGCCAGTAGTGACTGTATCATGA